In Runella sp. SP2, the genomic window GGAAAGACCTTCAGGCGTCGGTGGGAGCGTGGTATTTTCATTCCACCTACGTGTGGCTTTTGGTGATGGGAGCGGCTTCGCTGATTTATGTTCGCAGAAAACCGTTGAGTGACAACGATTAACGATACAAACGAATGCAGACTTTAGTAACCCCCGATTTTAAAACGTCCAACGTTATTACGGGGCTTTGGCAAATTGCCGACATGGAGCGCGATGGGCGTTCGTTGGATTTGGACGCGGCCGCACGGGCGTTGGTTCCGTACGTGGAAGCAGGTTTTACGACCTTCGACATGGCCGACCACTACGGTTCGGCAGAAATCATTGCGGGAATTTTACACAAAAAATACGTTCCCAAAGATTCGGTGCAACTGCTGACCAAATGGGTGCCGACGCCAGGGAAATTAACCAAAGAGCAGGTGCGCGAAGCAGTGCAAACCTCGCTCCAACGAATGCAGCTCGACACCCTCGATTTGCTGCAATACCACGCTTGGAACTACGCCGACCCCGCCTGGCTCGACCAGCTGTTTTGGCTGCAAGAACTGCAAGAAGAAGGACTTATCAGGCATCTCGGTTTGACCAATTTTGACACCGCTCACCTGAAAATGGTACTGGACAGTGGTATCAAGGTGGTGTCCAACCAAGTGTGTTTTTCGCTGCTCGACCAGCGGGCGCAACGCTTTATGCTGGACGTGTGCCAACAATACGGCGTAAAACTACTGGCGTTTGGTACGGTAGCGGGTGGTTTTTTGAGCGAAAAATGGCTGGGAAAACCCGAACCGACCCAAGATAATTTGGCGACGTGGTCGCAGATGAAATACAAACGGTTTATTGACCAAGCAGGAAGCTGGGAACAATTTCAACAATTGCTTTCGACGCTCTCGACGATTGCGCAGCGGCACTCGTTGGACATGGCCAACGTGGCGAGTCGCTACATCATGGAGCAGCGTGGCGTAGGTGGGGTGATTATTGGGGCACGACCCAGTCAAAGCGAGCACATACAATCGAACCGTCGTTTGTTTGAACTCCAACTTTCGCAGGAAGAAAAGGCTCAAATTGACGCTGTTTTGGGATTACTAAACCCCATTCAGGGCGATTGTGGCGACGAATACCGCAAGCCGCCCTTCCTCACAGCCTCGGGCGATTTGAGCCACCACATTGCGAGTTTTCCCGCGCCTTATGCCACCAAAACGGGTCACGACGGGCGCACTCACGCCCTGAGTGGGACGATTTGGGAAGACATTGCGGGCTTTAGCCGTGCCGTAAAACGCGGCAACAAAATTGTGATTTCGGGTACGACGGCCACCCATGGCCACCGCGCGATTGGCGGAAACGACCCCGCTTCGCAGGCTCATTTTATCATCGACAAGTTGGAAGGAGCGTTGCAGTCGCTGGGGGCACGCCTCGAAGACGTCGTTCGAACCCGAATTTTCATTCGTAACATCGACGATTGGGAGCCGATTGCGCTCGCCCACGGGGTTCGGTTTGCGACGATTCAACCCGCCAATACGATGGTGCGGGCCGATTTGATTGGCGACGAATACTTGGTCGAAATGGAAGCCGATGCGATGATTGAACCATAAAAGTGAAGGGGAAAACGCAAGTATGACGAAAGACTTTAACACCGCTTGGCGCAAAACGGCCTCGACCATTTACCAAAAACCCAACGATTCTAAAATTTTTGGGTCGGTGGAGGTGGACATTACGGAGCTGGAACAATACATCCAACAACAGCGCAAAGCGGGGGTGAAAATTACGTTAACGCATTTTTTTCTGTTGGCCACCGCCCGCGCTCTTCGCGACGAAGTTCCTGAGTTTAATACCTACGTCAAACGCGGCACCATCGTACCTTTTCCGAGCATCGACGCTACGGTGAGTGTCTTGATGGCCAACGGTGAAATGGGTTCGGTGAAAATGCAACACATTGACAAACATACCCTTGCGACGCTGGCCGAGGCGTTGAGGCAGGCGATTCAGGAGGCGCAAAAGGGCGACGATACCTCTAAAAAACAGAAAGAAACCTTGGCGCGTATTCCGTGGCCCTTCCGCGACTACGTCTATCGCCTGATTCGGTACCTGACCGTGCGCTTGGGGTGGACGATTCCAGGTTTGGGGCTTTCGGCCAACAATTTTGGCGCGTTTTTTCTTTCCAACATCGGCAGCATTGGGCTGGACATGGGCTATCCCGCCTTGTTTCCCTCGGCTAATGTCTCCTTTGTGTTGATTTTAGGGGGCGTTTCCCAAAAACCGTGGGTGGTAAACGGCCAAGTCGTTCCCCGCACAATTCTTTCGCTCGGTGCCGCCCTCGACCACCGCGTAGTGGACGCCTCGCACGGGGGAAAGTTATTTAAATACCTCAAAAAAATGATTGCAAACCCTAGTTTGCTCGAACGCTAATGGGTACCCAAGCAACGCCCATTTGTCACCTCGACGAAGGAGAGGTCTAACACCCCACGCCTCTAGCCCCCTCCGCCACAATTTTTAAAAAATTTTTAGGAATTAGGCAGTTAGTTTTGAATTCAACTAATCTTTGGGATATATTTACAAAGCGACATACACCTTTGCTTTTTCGCCCTAATTGGTTTTTAGATATGTTTTGGGTGGAATCGTTTTGCTGGTGAGACGGATGAGATTTTTGGGGCGATAATGGGTGTGTACAATACAAAAAGTACGACACCTAAAGTTAAATCGAATACTGGAATAGTGTAAATACAAAAAGTACTGTAGGACTTTCGTGTGTTTGAGAGTTAGCGGTAATTATAATCAAACAAACCTAAATAATGGCAAGCATAAATGATTTCAAGCTCGTAAATGAGAAAAGTAAAAAATACTTTGACCTTTTCTCAAAACTTATGGATGCCTCATTTGAGAACCTTACAGAAATAAAGCGAGTTCGGTATGGTTTTTATTTTTTTATGTTAGAGAACATATGTGACATTAAAGATGTTCTAGATATTTGTGATTTAATAACTGATATGGATTTTAATAAAGAGATTTTCGGAGAGACATTTGAAGATTACGGCATTGATGCAATCTATATTGACAAGGAAAATCGAATAATTAATTTGTTTAACTTTAAGTTTAGAGAAAAATTTAATAAAGATAAATCTCAGAGTATTAATGAAACTGTCATATCAACAAAATTTGTTAATGCTTTAATAAATGAAAATATAAGCCATTTAGATAATAAACTTAAAAAATATGCTCAACTCATAGTTGATAATTTAAATAGTAACGAAGTATGGGAATGGAAACTATACGTTGTGTCAAATGAGAGTGTAGAATTAAACAGAAATGAACCTAGTCTAAAGCAATTGGAGCAATTATATGACTTAGAAATAATTCCACTTGGCCTTAATAATATAAAAGAACTAATGTCCTTAAGACCAGAACCAATTAATGCAAAATTAATAGTAGACAAGGATGCAATTATGTCTTTTTCGGAAAGTTCAATCTCTTCATCAAAATCCTATATTTTAAGATTACCTATAAACGAATTAATTAGGATTTCTGTAAGAAGTAAGGAAGTAAGGATGAACTATGGAATAGAGGATTATACATCATTATTTAAAGAAGAACTTGAGTTTTCAGTTCTTTTTGATAATGTAAGGGGGTTTGTAATGAATTCTAAATATAATGATAATATTGAAAAAACATTAATTAGTAACCCTACCAAATTCTTTATGTATAATAATGGAATAACGATTACTGCAAATGATGTCTCAGCTGAACCAGTCAATGCAGGTAAAAAAGTTATTCTTACAATTAATAATTTTCAAGTATTAAATGGTGGACAATCACTAAGAACAATCCACAATTTCAATAAAAAGTCAGCTACTAATATTATAGAGAATCTAGCCAATAGTGAAATTCTTGTTAGAGTATTTAAGACAACGTCTGATACTGGACTAATAAACAAGATTGCTGAGTATACAAATAGCCAAAATGCAATTTCAAGTATAGATTTAAAATCTTTAAGTTCCGAGCAAATTGAAATAGAACAATTTTTAGATGTAAATAACATTATCTATGCGCGAAAAAATGGAGACACAGGTATTTCATCTAACAAGTCTTATGATTACAAGATTAGTATGGAGCGACTTGGACAAATTTTATTTTCTATAAATGGTTTTCCAGAAAAAGCATCTAACCAAAAGAAAGATATTTTTGAAAAGTATTATGACAGTATATTTGGCTCGGAATCCCTTGACTTAAATAAGCTTCCAACTTTTATTAGGAATTATTTTTTAATAAAACACAAGTATGATACAAACTCCAAGGGTTACTTGAGTAGTGAGCAAAAAATTTTCTATATTGTATATATTAATCAGCATTTGGAGGAGTCATTAGATAAACAAATTGAAAGATTTGAAGAACTTATTTCTTCCTTTGAACCAGAAGGAAACAAAAATATCGCTGACTCTAGAAAACTTATTCAACTGAAATTTAGAGAATATGTCGAGGCAGAATTAAAAATAAAGTAACTACCACTAATAACTAAGCATTCGTGGTACCTGCAACCCAAGCCATGAAATTCCCGAAAGCGTTTTCAACTGAAATTTAGAGAATATGTCGAGGCAGAATTAAAAATAAAGTAACTACCACTAATAACTAAGCATTCGTGGTACCTGCAACCCAAGCCATGAAATTCCCGAAAGCGTTCGGGATTAAACGAAACTCGGGCGGGCGGCCAGCCTGGCGGTGAGAGCTCACCAAACCCGATGGCTCGAACGTCACGTTCGTGTCTTTGATTATCAGGCTTCCAGCCTTGCATTTTCCCTTCCAAGGCTAGAAGCCTCGGAATAGTGAGCACGAGCGATACGCTCGCGCTAACGTGCAGAAAAGTTTCTAATTCGTTTTCTTTCAAACTTATTGCTCAAAGGAAATTATTCGCTCAAAAACCGTGAAATGCACGTCCTTTTTGACACTGTAAATGACACTGTATTTTCATTGATTAAGCAAAACAACAAAATAACGGCTAACGAAATAAGTGAGCATTTGAAAATGAGTTTAAGTACTGTAAGACGAAAAATCAAAGAACTTAGAAACAATGGAAGGATAGAGCGTGTTGGTAGTGATAAAACAGGGTATTGGAAGATAATTGAATAAATAACCCCCGATGGCGCGAACGTCTCGTTCGTGTCTTTAATTATCAGGCTTCCAGCCTTTCATTTTTCCCTTCCAAGGCTATAAGCCTCGGAATAGTGAGCACGAGCGATACGCCCGCGCTATCGTAGTTTTTGACACAATGGCGGGTGAAGTGGTTCATTAAACATTTTACCTTGCATCAATCCCAAAATCTTTCGGGAGGGTGTATTGGTAGTTTTTTACTCATAAATCCGTCCAAATGCAAAGCCCTATCCATTATGCCCCCTTCTAAAACAACAGAAAACAAGCAACTTAGCCCAAATATTTTGTAAATTTGATAAGAATTTAAAATTAAAAAAATGTTCAACACAATTGAAATAGACAGAAGCAACCTTACAATAATGGGTGTTAAGTTTTCGGACTTGAAAACCTTAGAAAGCACTGCAAACGCTCTGGGAAGTAATATGTTTGAAGGATTTAAACCTACACCAAAAGGAGTTGAAATTATAAGAGACTATGTGACAGGCAAAATATCACTCACAGAACTTGTGGCATTTGCCAAACAAAAAGCCTATGTCTAACTCCTATAAATACATAGACCCTGACTACACCTACACTGACCCCAAGACAGGACTTTTACGGAATTTACAAGACATTACCGACCCCGATGTTTTGCTCTTTGTTGAAAGTGGTGCGGTAACAAAGAGGCTTAAAGAACTCTACGAAAACCCGATGGCGCGAACATCTCGTTCGTGTCTTTAATTATCAGGCTTCCAGCCTTTCATTTTTTCCTTCCAAGGCTAGAAGCCTCGGAATAGTGAGCACGAGCGAAACACTTGCGCGAAGCACTCCGCTCGTATCATCTGATTAGTTGGCTATTTTCCAGGTTATGTCTTTATTGTCTCTGAAACTATCAATACCTTTTTCATGGCTTAGAACCAACTGACGCAAAAACGAAGCGCTTTTGTTGATATTTACGTCCAATTTGTCGCTCCCCAATTCAGGAAAGTTGACGCCATAATGGTATTTATTCAGGTTGACCTCGTTGCCTCTGGCCCCAATTTGTACGTTGTATCCAACATTGGGTTGGAATAAAGTGCCTTTCTGAACAAAAATACGAAACAAGTATTCTACCTCTTTCGGAGGCTGGAGTTCATCATGAACATACACATAACGATTGCCCAAGAGTTGGAATCGAATGGCTTCCGATGGATCTGAGGTATTTTGGAAATAATAAGTCATCGTTTCAAGCTCGAACTGCTGACCGCTGACTCCTCTGTCATAGACACTGAGCAAAACGGGTTTTTCATTTACTTTTTCTACCGAAAAGACTTTTCTTTCGTTTTTTTCATTCACAAACTGAATCGTGTTTTTACCCTCAAAAGCCTTCACCCAAACAGTGGTGCGCTCCCCAAGGGCTTCTTTGGGGTACGCTACCTCTTCTGGGACAATCGTGGTTTCGTTTTTGCACGCAACATGGCAGAAGATAACCAATAAAATGAGCATTAGTTGTTTCATGTGACTATCAGGATTAAGTGTATGTAGCTGTCAACCAATTACTTATTAAAAATGTTTTGATTTTCAATAAGTAATTAAAATGACTCGGTATCACATGCGCATTAGAAGTGGCTCTACCGTTGCCCGCACGTACCTTTGATTATCAGGCTTTCAGCCTTTCATTTTTCCTTTCCAAGGCTAGAAGCCTCGGAATAGTGAGTACGAGCGAAACGCCCGCGCTATCGTGCATCGACTAAAAAATCGTACTTTTGCCCCATCATAGGTAAAAATCGACACCTAGCTACTTCCTAGTTTAGTACGCGCATCCACCAATGAAAAAAACATCATTTCTACTCAGCTTTTTGGGCATTTTATGCCTGCATTTTACCCTCAGAGCGCAGCTAAAACACCTGTCTTCTGCCAACAACGTCCCCGCTCATCCGCGAATCATGCTGCTGAAAGGGGAGGAAAAGGAGATTTTAAAAAACATTTCTTCGGATCAATCTTGGGCCAAACTCCATCAAGCCATTGTGGCCGAGTGCGACAACATGATTGCCCTTGAGCCGTTGCAACGAATCCAAATTGGACGGCGGCTGTTGGACAAATCGCGGGAGGCATTGCGTCGAATTTTTTACCTGTCGTATGCCTATCGTACCACCAAAAAACCTGCCTACCTAAAACGGGCAGAGACCGAACTGCTCACCGTAGCGCAGTTTTCGGACTGGAATCCTTCGCATTTTTTGGACGTGGGCGAAATGGCAATGGCCGTGGCGATTGGCTACGATTGGCTGTACCACGACCTCCAAAAAAGTTCGCTGCCCGTGTTGCGAGACGCTATCTTGAAAAAAGGCTTGGAGCCTTCGTTGGATGCCAAGTACAACAGTTGGTTGAAAGCGTCGCACAACTGGAATCAGGTGTGCAATGCGGGCATGACGTACGGCGCATTGGCGATTTTTGAAGATAAACCCGAATTTGCCAAACAAATCATCGACCGCGCCATCGAATCCATCAAACTCCCGATGGAAGACTACAACCCCGACGGTGCTTACCCCGAAGGATATAGCTATTGGGGCTACGGTACAAGTTTTAACGTGCTGTTTTTGAGCGCTATCAACCGCGCTTTGGGCAGCGAATTTGGACTGTCGCGGGGGCGTGGTTTTTTGAATACGGGCAGTTATGTGCAGCAAATGGTAGGAACGTCGGGCAAGACTTTCAACTATTCCGACGCGGGAAGTGGCTCGGGTGGGCTAAACCCTACTTTGTGCTGGTTTGCCGAACGTACCAACGATGCCTCTTTGTTGTTTTTGCAGAAAAAGGCGTTTGAAAATTTATCCCCCTCCGTCACCAAAGACCGTATCCTTCCTGCGGCGTTGATTTGGGGTAAAAGCCTCAAAATCAGCACGGCTCCTGCGCCAAGTGCGTTGATTTGGGTGGGTCAAGGCAAAAATCCCGTCGCGCTCATGCGTACATCGTGGACCGACCCCAAAGCCATTTACGTGGGACTAAAAGCGGGCTCTCCGTCGGTCAACCATGCGCACATGGACATTGGTTCGTTTGTGATGGATGCCTTGGGCGAACGCTGGAGTATGGACTTTGGAATGCAGGAATATGAGTCGTTGGAATCCAAGGGCGTGAAATTGTGGGGACGCGAACAAGAGGCCGAACGCTGGCAGGTGTATCGTTACAACAACCTTGCTCACAGTACGCTGGCGTTCGACAATGGTTTTCAACTCGTGGATGGCTACGCGCGAATCACCAGCGTTACCCAACGACCCGTGTTTTTGAGCGCTACTACTGATATGACATCGGTGTATCGAAATGCGGTAGCGATAGCCAAGCGTGGACTGGCGATTATCGACCAAAAATACGTAGTGGTAAAAGACGAGATTACGACTTCCGATAAACCAACGGTGGTGCGCTGGGCCATGCTAACGCCTGCGGAGGTACGGATAGGAGCCAACGGTAGTGCGGAGTTGATTCAAAACGGGAAACGAGTGCAACTAAAAGTCATGGAGCCCGCCAGTGTGACCCTTAAAACGTGGTCAACGCAACCTACCCACGATTATGACGCCCCCAACCCTGGCACGACGCTGGTGGGTTTTGAATTAACGTTGCCGTCCAATACCTCCCAAATCATTAATGTTCAGCTCATTCCCGAAGGTATTTCGGTGAATGAAGATACCAAAATCCCCTCGTTGAAAGATTGGAAAAGGTAATTTTACCACCTTCCCGAAAGTGCCACCTTCCCGAAAGTTCTGAAACCTTCGGGAAGGTAATTAGAAGCCCTATTCTATCCCCCCCAAACAATGAAAAACACCTTTTTCTACGCCATTACATTTACTGTTTTTTGCCTACCATTGCTACAAGCGCAAACCCTCAACCAGACCGATGATGGTTTTCGAGGGATTTGGTATCATATTGGTAAATTAGACAACGAATACGTTCATAAATACAGCGGTGGACTGGGTACGTACCCGTCTAACCACAATCCTTTTGCGGTGTACAGCCCAGAGGCGAACAAAACATTTTTTTGTTACGGTGGGGCTTCCAAAGCTGCCAAACCAAGCCTTTTGCACGAAATCGCCTTTTACGACCA contains:
- a CDS encoding HTH domain-containing protein, which produces MHVLFDTVNDTVFSLIKQNNKITANEISEHLKMSLSTVRRKIKELRNNGRIERVGSDKTGYWKIIE
- a CDS encoding heparinase II/III family protein translates to MKKTSFLLSFLGILCLHFTLRAQLKHLSSANNVPAHPRIMLLKGEEKEILKNISSDQSWAKLHQAIVAECDNMIALEPLQRIQIGRRLLDKSREALRRIFYLSYAYRTTKKPAYLKRAETELLTVAQFSDWNPSHFLDVGEMAMAVAIGYDWLYHDLQKSSLPVLRDAILKKGLEPSLDAKYNSWLKASHNWNQVCNAGMTYGALAIFEDKPEFAKQIIDRAIESIKLPMEDYNPDGAYPEGYSYWGYGTSFNVLFLSAINRALGSEFGLSRGRGFLNTGSYVQQMVGTSGKTFNYSDAGSGSGGLNPTLCWFAERTNDASLLFLQKKAFENLSPSVTKDRILPAALIWGKSLKISTAPAPSALIWVGQGKNPVALMRTSWTDPKAIYVGLKAGSPSVNHAHMDIGSFVMDALGERWSMDFGMQEYESLESKGVKLWGREQEAERWQVYRYNNLAHSTLAFDNGFQLVDGYARITSVTQRPVFLSATTDMTSVYRNAVAIAKRGLAIIDQKYVVVKDEITTSDKPTVVRWAMLTPAEVRIGANGSAELIQNGKRVQLKVMEPASVTLKTWSTQPTHDYDAPNPGTTLVGFELTLPSNTSQIINVQLIPEGISVNEDTKIPSLKDWKR
- a CDS encoding antitoxin VbhA family protein, encoding MFNTIEIDRSNLTIMGVKFSDLKTLESTANALGSNMFEGFKPTPKGVEIIRDYVTGKISLTELVAFAKQKAYV
- a CDS encoding aldo/keto reductase codes for the protein MQTLVTPDFKTSNVITGLWQIADMERDGRSLDLDAAARALVPYVEAGFTTFDMADHYGSAEIIAGILHKKYVPKDSVQLLTKWVPTPGKLTKEQVREAVQTSLQRMQLDTLDLLQYHAWNYADPAWLDQLFWLQELQEEGLIRHLGLTNFDTAHLKMVLDSGIKVVSNQVCFSLLDQRAQRFMLDVCQQYGVKLLAFGTVAGGFLSEKWLGKPEPTQDNLATWSQMKYKRFIDQAGSWEQFQQLLSTLSTIAQRHSLDMANVASRYIMEQRGVGGVIIGARPSQSEHIQSNRRLFELQLSQEEKAQIDAVLGLLNPIQGDCGDEYRKPPFLTASGDLSHHIASFPAPYATKTGHDGRTHALSGTIWEDIAGFSRAVKRGNKIVISGTTATHGHRAIGGNDPASQAHFIIDKLEGALQSLGARLEDVVRTRIFIRNIDDWEPIALAHGVRFATIQPANTMVRADLIGDEYLVEMEADAMIEP
- a CDS encoding 2-oxo acid dehydrogenase subunit E2, which produces MTKDFNTAWRKTASTIYQKPNDSKIFGSVEVDITELEQYIQQQRKAGVKITLTHFFLLATARALRDEVPEFNTYVKRGTIVPFPSIDATVSVLMANGEMGSVKMQHIDKHTLATLAEALRQAIQEAQKGDDTSKKQKETLARIPWPFRDYVYRLIRYLTVRLGWTIPGLGLSANNFGAFFLSNIGSIGLDMGYPALFPSANVSFVLILGGVSQKPWVVNGQVVPRTILSLGAALDHRVVDASHGGKLFKYLKKMIANPSLLER
- a CDS encoding AIPR family protein codes for the protein MASINDFKLVNEKSKKYFDLFSKLMDASFENLTEIKRVRYGFYFFMLENICDIKDVLDICDLITDMDFNKEIFGETFEDYGIDAIYIDKENRIINLFNFKFREKFNKDKSQSINETVISTKFVNALINENISHLDNKLKKYAQLIVDNLNSNEVWEWKLYVVSNESVELNRNEPSLKQLEQLYDLEIIPLGLNNIKELMSLRPEPINAKLIVDKDAIMSFSESSISSSKSYILRLPINELIRISVRSKEVRMNYGIEDYTSLFKEELEFSVLFDNVRGFVMNSKYNDNIEKTLISNPTKFFMYNNGITITANDVSAEPVNAGKKVILTINNFQVLNGGQSLRTIHNFNKKSATNIIENLANSEILVRVFKTTSDTGLINKIAEYTNSQNAISSIDLKSLSSEQIEIEQFLDVNNIIYARKNGDTGISSNKSYDYKISMERLGQILFSINGFPEKASNQKKDIFEKYYDSIFGSESLDLNKLPTFIRNYFLIKHKYDTNSKGYLSSEQKIFYIVYINQHLEESLDKQIERFEELISSFEPEGNKNIADSRKLIQLKFREYVEAELKIK